In Anaerolineales bacterium, the following proteins share a genomic window:
- a CDS encoding PIN domain-containing protein: MKVYLDACCLNRPFDDQSQPRVRLEVEAVSLILEKLNQGEWEWIGSEILLYELGQNPDVDNRQRTLSFASLAHQVVETTEKILTRAEELEEAGFDSYDAIHLSSAEFGKADVFLTTDDQILKVAVRKKNLFSFVVENPVKWMEEVLK, from the coding sequence ATGAAAGTTTACCTTGATGCCTGTTGCTTGAACCGACCGTTCGACGATCAGAGTCAACCGCGTGTTCGTTTAGAGGTTGAAGCAGTTTCTCTTATTCTTGAAAAACTGAATCAAGGTGAATGGGAATGGATCGGCAGTGAAATTCTGCTCTATGAACTTGGGCAAAATCCCGATGTGGATAACAGACAACGGACATTGTCATTTGCGTCATTGGCTCATCAGGTTGTCGAAACAACAGAGAAAATTTTGACCCGTGCAGAAGAATTAGAAGAAGCGGGGTTTGACTCGTATGACGCTATCCATCTTTCATCCGCCGAATTCGGCAAGGCTGATGTTTTCCTAACCACCGATGATCAGATATTGAAAGTTGCCGTTCGAAAGAAAAATTTGTTTTCCTTTGTTGTTGAAAATCCAGTAAAATGGATGGAAGAGGTATTGAAATGA